A region of Granulibacter bethesdensis DNA encodes the following proteins:
- the mutL gene encoding DNA mismatch repair endonuclease MutL, with protein sequence MTESAASFTSPRIRLLPDATINRIAAGEVIERPAAVVKELVENALDAGASRVVVVLEGGGITRIEVRDDGSGMTEEELTLAIQRHATSKLTDDSLIRIATLGFRGEALPSIGAAGRLSITSRTVACDHAHSITVEGGRVGAVIPASGPQGTRIVVRDLFFATPARRKFLKTPRSEADQAEIAVRRLAFSAPHVAFRCEIDGREIFDLPAASAQARIAALLGEEAAAALLPVAAERETLLLGGFICAPTVTRATGASQSFVVNGRPVADPMLRTALRVAYRDVIPYGRHPIVALELTVPPEDVDVNVHPAKTELRFRDAAAVRGLIIGAISRTLAAGVGRPVGQTENDGEASSTLSIPPPRLHISRPSYTPTRGGGYAAAPPARPRFGLAEAQLPLQDAPAARGAMPSTPEAVQDGPTPAASPPDPAYPLGAAVAQVLDTYVIAVAADGALVLVDQHAAHERLTHEALRSALLEGEVNSQALLLPEVVEMPPREAAHLLDAASSLAKLGLDIEAFGPGAVLVRALPALLKPQSVTALLRDVAEELAELGASTALESRLDAILARMACHGSIRAGRRLTVPEMNALLRQMEATPRAATCSHGRPTVLRLSKAEIETLFGRR encoded by the coding sequence ATGACAGAGTCTGCTGCTTCCTTCACCTCGCCGCGCATCCGCCTGCTGCCTGATGCGACCATCAACCGCATCGCCGCGGGGGAGGTGATTGAGCGGCCCGCCGCCGTGGTGAAGGAGCTGGTGGAAAATGCTCTGGATGCCGGGGCAAGCCGCGTCGTCGTCGTGCTGGAAGGCGGCGGGATCACCCGGATCGAAGTTCGGGATGATGGCAGCGGTATGACGGAGGAAGAGCTGACTCTGGCCATCCAGCGTCACGCTACCTCCAAACTGACCGATGACTCACTGATCCGCATCGCCACGCTGGGTTTCAGGGGGGAGGCGCTGCCCTCGATCGGGGCCGCCGGAAGGCTGAGCATCACCAGCCGCACGGTGGCCTGTGACCATGCCCACAGCATTACCGTTGAAGGTGGCCGCGTTGGAGCGGTCATACCGGCCTCCGGTCCGCAAGGAACCCGAATCGTGGTGCGGGATCTGTTTTTTGCGACCCCGGCCCGCCGCAAATTTCTCAAGACACCACGCAGTGAGGCCGATCAGGCCGAAATCGCCGTGCGGAGGCTGGCTTTCTCCGCCCCCCATGTTGCATTCCGCTGTGAAATCGACGGACGGGAAATCTTCGACCTTCCAGCTGCCTCAGCCCAGGCGCGCATCGCCGCTCTGCTGGGGGAAGAAGCCGCCGCCGCTCTCCTGCCCGTTGCTGCCGAGCGCGAAACGCTGCTGCTGGGTGGCTTCATCTGTGCCCCCACCGTGACCCGCGCCACCGGCGCTTCCCAGAGTTTCGTGGTGAACGGACGCCCGGTTGCCGATCCGATGCTGCGCACGGCCTTGCGCGTGGCCTATCGGGATGTGATCCCCTATGGACGCCACCCGATCGTGGCGCTGGAACTGACCGTGCCGCCGGAAGATGTGGACGTGAACGTCCATCCGGCCAAGACAGAACTGCGTTTCCGCGATGCAGCCGCAGTGCGCGGGCTGATCATCGGTGCGATCAGCCGTACTCTTGCGGCCGGGGTCGGCAGACCGGTCGGCCAGACAGAGAATGATGGAGAGGCATCCTCAACCCTCAGCATTCCTCCCCCGCGGCTGCATATTTCCCGTCCCAGCTACACGCCAACGCGCGGTGGCGGCTACGCTGCCGCTCCCCCGGCACGCCCGCGCTTCGGTTTGGCAGAGGCCCAGTTGCCTCTTCAGGATGCACCGGCCGCCCGTGGCGCCATGCCCTCCACTCCCGAGGCGGTTCAGGACGGGCCGACACCCGCCGCATCACCACCCGATCCCGCCTATCCACTGGGGGCAGCCGTGGCACAGGTGCTGGATACGTATGTTATTGCCGTCGCTGCGGACGGGGCGCTGGTGCTGGTCGATCAGCATGCCGCGCATGAAAGACTGACCCATGAGGCTCTCCGCAGTGCCCTGCTGGAGGGGGAGGTCAACAGTCAGGCGCTGTTGCTGCCCGAAGTGGTGGAGATGCCTCCACGAGAGGCGGCGCATCTGCTCGATGCTGCCTCCTCCCTTGCAAAACTGGGGCTCGATATCGAAGCCTTCGGCCCCGGGGCTGTGCTGGTGCGGGCCCTGCCCGCTCTGCTGAAGCCACAATCCGTCACTGCCCTTCTGCGCGATGTCGCGGAGGAGCTGGCCGAGCTGGGCGCCAGCACCGCGCTGGAAAGCAGGCTGGATGCCATCCTTGCCCGCATGGCCTGCCATGGCTCCATCCGCGCCGGGCGGCGTCTGACCGTGCCGGAGATGAACGCTCTGCTCCGGCAGATGGAGGCCACGCCACGTGCCGCCACATGCAGCCATGGCCGACCCACGGTACTGCGCCTCAGCAAAGCAGAGATCGAGACCCTGTTCGGGCGGCGCTGA
- a CDS encoding DUF3035 domain-containing protein codes for MTRFPRHRPLRLAALLRSVSAIAILCSVAGCGEGALRTFGLVHDAPDEFKVTTRAPLDIPANLDGPLQPPKPGAPRPQEQNEQIGAEAVLSPSAALSDPGTTDSSGQKALLSAAGPSRQPQHAQADPLPGQKKKSGLMDKLMFWQDDTVPTTLNAAEEAARLRQKGITVPPPPTTASTQAPEKKSSFLGIF; via the coding sequence ATGACCCGCTTTCCGCGCCACCGTCCCCTCCGCCTTGCGGCGCTGCTCCGCTCCGTCTCTGCCATTGCAATCCTGTGCTCTGTCGCCGGTTGCGGCGAAGGCGCCCTGCGCACTTTCGGGCTGGTACATGATGCACCGGACGAGTTCAAAGTGACGACCCGCGCGCCACTGGACATTCCGGCCAATCTGGATGGGCCGCTGCAGCCACCGAAGCCCGGCGCGCCGCGTCCACAGGAACAGAACGAACAGATCGGTGCTGAAGCCGTGCTGAGTCCTTCCGCAGCGCTGTCCGATCCCGGCACCACGGACAGTTCGGGACAAAAGGCCCTGCTGAGCGCCGCAGGTCCGTCCAGACAGCCGCAGCATGCGCAAGCAGATCCTTTGCCGGGTCAGAAGAAAAAATCCGGGCTGATGGACAAGCTGATGTTCTGGCAGGACGATACCGTTCCCACCACGCTGAACGCCGCCGAGGAAGCCGCCCGCCTGCGTCAGAAGGGCATCACGGTTCCCCCGCCCCCGACAACTGCCAGCACGCAGGCACCAGAGAAGAAAAGCAGCTTCCTAGGGATCTTCTGA
- the lspA gene encoding signal peptidase II — protein sequence MSSIAAIRRAGAAEKARRFPGFYMPIGILAALIVLLADQGSKWFILETVNLPEKHQIVLLPVLNLTMVWNRGVTFGLLNGFGPAGIWILGGGAILIVAGLLLWMRRAENRLVAMALGMIGGGAIGNVIDRFRFGAVVDFIHAHVGDLSWFVFNVADAAIVIGVALLIIDTLVGRTQSKTG from the coding sequence ATGAGCAGCATTGCCGCCATCCGCCGCGCCGGAGCCGCCGAGAAAGCACGGCGGTTTCCGGGATTCTATATGCCGATCGGTATTCTGGCCGCCCTGATCGTGCTGCTGGCCGATCAGGGCAGCAAATGGTTCATTCTTGAAACGGTAAACTTGCCGGAGAAGCATCAGATTGTGCTGCTGCCCGTCCTGAACCTGACCATGGTATGGAACCGGGGGGTCACTTTTGGCCTGCTGAACGGGTTTGGACCTGCCGGTATCTGGATACTGGGCGGCGGAGCAATCCTGATCGTCGCCGGATTGCTGCTGTGGATGCGGCGTGCAGAAAACCGGCTTGTTGCAATGGCGCTGGGGATGATCGGTGGCGGAGCCATTGGCAATGTGATCGACCGATTCCGTTTCGGCGCGGTGGTGGATTTCATCCACGCGCATGTGGGGGATCTGTCATGGTTCGTGTTCAACGTGGCTGATGCCGCCATCGTCATCGGGGTCGCCCTGCTGATCATCGATACGCTGGTCGGGCGAACCCAGTCGAAAACAGGCTGA
- the ileS gene encoding isoleucine--tRNA ligase encodes MSHSQDQSDPQTPDYRNTVFLPATSFPMRGDLPKKEPGILARWEAMGLGRKLRETRIGAEPFVLHDGPPYANGHLHIGHALNKILKDVINRARQMAGYDAAYVPGWDCHGLPIEWKIEEEYRKSGRNKDEVPVLQFRAECRDYARKWLDIQSAEFRRLGVEADWTNRYATMDFGSEAAIAGEIGKFLLNGALYRGLRPVMWSPVEKTALAEAEVEYHDHTSTTIHVRYPVLSAREADLVGAYVVIWTTTPWTMPGSRAVAYGPEIDYVLVETPTAPDGTETLIVAEALLPQTLAAAAISEHRVLRRFKGATLEGAIAAHPLRGRGYEFDVPLLPGDHVTTEQGTGLVHTAPAHGEEDFQLGRAHGIEVPETVGDDGTYYKHVPLFAGLHVYKAAEPVCAALSEAGMLLARSTLVHSYPHSWRSKAPLIYRATPQWFIRMDGPEDIRGQALAEIDRTRFIPDQGRNRIGSMVANRPDWCISRQRAWGVPIAVFVEKATGQVLRDATVMERIVSAFQEEGADAWYSSPPSRFLGNDRDPEDYEQVFDVIDVWFESGSTHAFVLEARDMKWPADLYLEGSDQHRGWFQSSLLEAVGTRGSAPFEAVLTHGFVLDEQGRKMSKSLGNVTAPQEVIDQYGADILRLWVMSSDTRDDLRIGKEILKQQGELYRRLRNTLRWILGSLDGFDEEERVAEADMPELERWVLHRLTELDTRFRQAVESHDWTGLYPDLHNFCATDLSAFYFDIRKDVLYCDRTDSPRRRATRTVLDHLHRCLTIWLAPVLVFTAEEAWTARFGEQDSVHLQTLPTLPHHWHDPVLARRWEEIRSIRRRVTAPIEEARRANQIGASLQAAVRLPLSLEEMDLLPEADWADITIVSALEQVYDPTRDADGVTKGVLDGTQMEVSITRAPGQKCARCWKVLPEVGSIAAHPALCVRCADAVESGLICRSA; translated from the coding sequence ATGTCTCATAGCCAAGATCAGAGCGATCCTCAGACCCCGGATTACCGGAACACGGTTTTCCTGCCGGCGACCTCCTTCCCCATGCGCGGAGACCTGCCGAAGAAAGAACCGGGGATTCTCGCCCGCTGGGAGGCAATGGGGCTGGGGCGGAAGCTGCGTGAGACCCGCATCGGGGCGGAGCCGTTCGTGCTGCATGACGGCCCCCCCTACGCCAACGGGCATCTGCATATCGGCCACGCCCTGAACAAGATTCTGAAGGATGTGATCAATCGCGCCCGGCAGATGGCCGGATACGATGCCGCCTATGTGCCCGGCTGGGACTGCCATGGCCTGCCGATCGAATGGAAGATCGAGGAAGAATACCGCAAATCGGGCCGCAACAAGGATGAGGTGCCAGTTCTTCAGTTCCGGGCCGAATGCCGTGATTACGCTCGCAAATGGCTCGACATCCAGTCTGCCGAATTCCGCCGTCTTGGGGTGGAGGCCGACTGGACCAATCGCTACGCCACCATGGATTTCGGCTCCGAGGCCGCCATTGCGGGTGAGATCGGCAAATTCCTGCTGAATGGCGCGCTGTATCGCGGCCTGCGCCCGGTGATGTGGAGTCCGGTGGAGAAAACCGCTCTGGCAGAGGCCGAGGTCGAGTATCACGACCATACCAGCACCACGATCCATGTGCGCTACCCGGTGCTGAGCGCCCGCGAGGCTGATCTGGTCGGGGCTTATGTGGTGATCTGGACCACGACACCATGGACCATGCCGGGCAGCCGCGCCGTCGCCTACGGTCCGGAGATCGATTACGTGCTGGTGGAGACCCCCACTGCCCCGGACGGCACCGAAACCCTGATCGTGGCGGAAGCCCTGCTGCCGCAGACTTTGGCAGCCGCGGCGATCAGTGAACATCGCGTGCTGCGTCGCTTCAAGGGGGCCACGCTGGAAGGCGCCATCGCCGCCCATCCGCTGCGTGGCCGGGGCTACGAGTTCGATGTTCCGCTGCTGCCGGGCGATCATGTCACCACCGAGCAGGGCACCGGGCTGGTGCACACCGCCCCCGCCCATGGCGAGGAAGATTTCCAGCTCGGTCGCGCCCATGGCATCGAAGTGCCGGAAACAGTGGGAGATGACGGCACCTACTACAAACACGTGCCACTTTTTGCCGGTCTGCATGTCTACAAGGCCGCCGAGCCGGTCTGCGCGGCGCTGTCGGAAGCGGGCATGCTGCTGGCCCGCAGCACGCTGGTGCATTCCTACCCGCATTCCTGGCGCTCCAAGGCCCCGCTGATCTATCGCGCCACACCGCAATGGTTCATCCGCATGGACGGGCCGGAAGACATACGCGGGCAGGCACTGGCCGAGATCGACCGCACCCGCTTCATCCCCGATCAGGGCCGCAACCGGATCGGCTCCATGGTTGCCAACCGCCCGGACTGGTGCATCAGCCGCCAGCGCGCCTGGGGCGTGCCCATCGCCGTGTTCGTGGAAAAAGCCACCGGGCAGGTGCTGCGTGACGCCACCGTGATGGAGCGCATCGTCTCCGCCTTCCAGGAGGAAGGGGCCGATGCATGGTATTCCTCTCCCCCTTCCCGCTTCCTCGGCAATGATCGCGATCCCGAGGATTACGAACAGGTGTTCGACGTGATCGATGTCTGGTTCGAAAGCGGTTCCACCCATGCTTTCGTGCTGGAAGCGCGGGACATGAAATGGCCGGCCGATCTGTATCTGGAAGGCTCCGACCAGCATCGCGGCTGGTTCCAGTCCTCGCTGCTGGAAGCCGTCGGCACACGCGGATCGGCTCCGTTCGAGGCGGTGCTGACGCATGGCTTCGTGCTGGACGAGCAGGGACGGAAAATGAGCAAGTCCCTCGGCAACGTCACCGCCCCGCAGGAAGTGATCGACCAGTACGGCGCGGATATTCTCCGGCTGTGGGTCATGTCCTCCGACACGCGGGACGATCTGCGGATTGGCAAGGAAATCCTGAAGCAGCAGGGCGAACTGTATCGCCGCCTGCGCAACACGCTGCGCTGGATTCTGGGCAGCCTCGACGGGTTCGATGAGGAAGAACGTGTCGCTGAAGCAGACATGCCGGAGCTGGAACGCTGGGTGCTGCATCGCCTCACGGAGCTGGATACACGCTTCCGGCAGGCGGTGGAAAGCCATGACTGGACCGGACTTTATCCGGACCTGCACAATTTCTGCGCCACCGATCTGTCCGCTTTCTACTTCGATATCCGCAAGGACGTGCTCTACTGCGACCGTACCGACAGTCCGCGTCGCCGTGCCACGCGGACTGTGCTGGATCATCTGCATCGCTGCCTGACCATCTGGCTGGCTCCCGTGCTGGTGTTCACGGCAGAGGAAGCCTGGACCGCCCGCTTCGGCGAGCAGGACAGTGTGCATCTCCAGACCCTGCCCACCCTGCCGCATCACTGGCACGATCCGGTTCTTGCCCGGCGCTGGGAGGAAATCCGCAGCATCCGCCGCCGCGTCACAGCACCGATCGAGGAAGCCCGCCGCGCCAACCAGATTGGCGCCTCCTTGCAAGCTGCCGTCCGCCTGCCGCTGTCTCTGGAGGAAATGGATTTACTGCCGGAAGCGGACTGGGCGGACATCACCATCGTCTCGGCGCTGGAACAGGTCTATGATCCTACCCGCGATGCCGATGGAGTCACCAAAGGCGTGCTGGATGGTACACAGATGGAAGTCTCCATCACCCGCGCACCCGGCCAGAAATGCGCGCGCTGCTGGAAGGTGCTGCCGGAGGTCGGCAGCATTGCCGCACACCCGGCCCTGTGTGTACGCTGCGCGGATGCGGTTGAAAGCGGTCTGATCTGCCGCAGCGCCTGA
- a CDS encoding bifunctional riboflavin kinase/FAD synthetase, translated as MRIITDWRHIPPEARGASVALGNFDGVHLGHEAVIRAAHAARPTAPLMALTFEPHPREFFRPYDPPFRLTLSAERADALARLGVNWVVELAFDEAFSLMEAEEFISSVLLAGLDAKHLACGADFAFGHRRGGDIALLSTRSEALGIGLTIVPPVMDAEGPLSSTRIRRLLQDGYPERAAQLLGRPWGIRGIVSHGDKRGRTIGFPTANIPFGRHLEPARGVYAVTARLPDGTDYPGVANIGRRPTVNEGPESRLEAHLFDFSGDLYDQDVTVSLHAFLRAERKFTGLDDLRSQIARDADEARKLLDQLPSSQA; from the coding sequence ATGCGGATCATCACGGACTGGCGACACATTCCCCCCGAAGCCCGCGGCGCAAGCGTCGCCCTCGGCAATTTCGACGGTGTGCATCTCGGGCACGAAGCCGTTATCCGCGCCGCCCATGCGGCCAGGCCAACCGCCCCTCTGATGGCGCTGACCTTCGAACCACATCCGCGCGAGTTCTTCCGCCCCTACGATCCGCCCTTCCGCCTGACCCTCTCCGCCGAGCGCGCCGACGCGCTGGCACGGCTGGGCGTGAACTGGGTGGTGGAGCTGGCCTTCGACGAGGCTTTCAGCCTGATGGAAGCCGAGGAATTCATCTCCAGCGTTCTGCTGGCCGGGCTGGATGCAAAACATCTGGCCTGCGGAGCCGATTTCGCCTTCGGCCACCGGCGCGGCGGCGATATCGCCCTGCTCTCCACCCGCAGCGAGGCGCTGGGGATCGGGCTGACCATCGTTCCGCCCGTCATGGATGCAGAGGGACCACTCTCCTCCACCCGCATCCGCCGCCTGTTGCAGGATGGCTATCCGGAGCGTGCAGCACAGTTGCTCGGACGGCCATGGGGAATTCGCGGCATCGTCTCCCACGGTGATAAACGGGGACGCACCATCGGCTTTCCCACCGCGAATATCCCCTTCGGTCGGCATCTGGAGCCGGCCCGCGGCGTTTATGCCGTCACGGCCCGGTTGCCGGACGGCACCGACTATCCGGGTGTTGCCAATATCGGCCGTCGTCCAACCGTCAATGAAGGGCCGGAAAGCAGGCTGGAAGCACATCTGTTCGACTTTAGTGGCGATCTGTACGATCAGGATGTCACCGTCAGTCTGCACGCTTTTTTGAGAGCAGAACGAAAATTCACCGGGCTGGACGATCTCCGCAGCCAGATTGCCAGGGATGCAGATGAGGCGCGGAAGCTGCTTGACCAGCTTCCGTCCAGCCAAGCATAG